In a genomic window of Methanomicrobia archaeon:
- a CDS encoding formylmethanofuran dehydrogenase subunit C — translation MQTITLKLKDSVTSGIAKVPVELDALTPDQLFGKSEAEIKAVKVWWGNRQENTSDLFDVSVAGDAASADDVKIVLEGNLARVKRIGEGMKAGEIEARGDVDMHVGAMMEGGKITVKGNAGCWAGREMRGGELIIEGDADDNFCAMYRGEEKGMTGGKVTVFGNVGELTAQYMAGGEILIKGNADRLAGLNMKGGKITIEGDAQWPGADMTGGEITVKGTTEMMPSFRFVETAAVDGAEYKKYLGDLAMGERKAKGTLYVK, via the coding sequence ATGCAGACCATAACGTTAAAGTTGAAAGACTCTGTTACGAGCGGAATCGCGAAAGTGCCGGTTGAATTGGACGCGTTAACGCCGGATCAGCTCTTTGGCAAGAGCGAGGCTGAGATCAAAGCGGTGAAGGTCTGGTGGGGCAACCGCCAAGAGAACACCAGTGATCTGTTCGATGTGAGCGTGGCAGGCGATGCTGCGAGTGCGGACGACGTAAAAATCGTGCTCGAAGGCAATTTAGCACGGGTGAAGCGCATCGGTGAGGGCATGAAAGCCGGCGAGATCGAGGCACGGGGCGACGTTGACATGCATGTCGGCGCGATGATGGAAGGCGGCAAGATCACGGTCAAGGGCAATGCAGGCTGCTGGGCAGGTCGAGAAATGCGCGGTGGCGAGCTGATCATCGAAGGTGACGCGGACGACAACTTCTGCGCGATGTACCGCGGCGAAGAGAAGGGTATGACCGGCGGCAAAGTCACCGTTTTCGGCAATGTAGGTGAACTGACCGCTCAGTACATGGCAGGTGGCGAGATCCTGATCAAAGGGAACGCGGACAGACTCGCAGGCCTGAACATGAAAGGCGGCAAGATAACGATCGAAGGCGACGCACAGTGGCCGGGTGCTGACATGACCGGTGGCGAGATTACCGTGAAGGGCACGACCGAGATGATGCCGTCGTTCAGATTCGTCGAGACCGCAGCTGTGGATGGCGCAGAATACAAGAAATACCTCGGCGATCTCGCCATGGGCGAGCGGAAAGCAAAAGGAACACTGTACGTAAAGTAA
- a CDS encoding DUF11 domain-containing protein, which produces MIAGGQNGSLNASENITLTFNLTTNCQALSGQRLRANITYDGGTPYSKSRSIVVNEGHLKILKLPAVVEAHLGEVVNWTITIANTGDGPAYNVVLNDTLSSGLEFLSIDSPGGGMNWSYPQIDAGDTKTVNISVRVIACEGLDNHVDGRWGCSDGSSCQVPEPYAEGCVEFIYREPELDYDLSPDPIVVPYCGNTTVNITFTNAGEGNATNVSLALIGMPPEYAITNVSGATYDQGNTSFAVGSVANNSVHTVLFDFGLPYGTCNASSGVIALMPTYEDECKNVWAPPTKLISYSLDSATVPGISASKTGIGQLYLGETGTYNLSVTFTNGSCPDANVTVDITDTYLANFSVIDNASGTVDGSAHTITWSNQVLEDGVPWNKTIPLQASNDPCDCGHVFTNALAVEQVTDCCGCNLSGSASVSILVECYNGTIFSSHKIAVPDSQKNCRNITYTTHYNFSTVGALTWSDINFTERGGNGQTFPGGSTTGTASFTVNDSCIQNSSITIGTPINLSFLSTPCGNLSDGTTLAISYTLYQWDTGSFVDWSDLDLTGAPSDCGADTSFHEAVGVTVGRSDFSIGMTFPNKMESCGIYNFTLTLSKNGPYNGDTMNITYNDTDFRYIGPANITGIVNESGTLVQSFEPNRTGNNLTWYLGNNVSSGGTIRFKVEKTCAQNKSVRAFLTYRDNCGNPLNDSFTDAPLLLDKGDIVIFKTPEVVYAIERNVSWKIYVTNKGDGTAYNVSVVDTHTRSRYGLSQLFDRWQCRSR; this is translated from the coding sequence ATGATCGCCGGTGGCCAGAACGGTAGTTTGAATGCCTCTGAAAATATCACGCTCACCTTCAATCTGACCACCAATTGCCAAGCGCTCAGCGGGCAGCGTCTGCGAGCTAACATTACGTATGACGGTGGCACTCCTTACAGTAAATCCCGCTCGATTGTGGTAAACGAAGGGCACCTGAAGATCCTCAAGTTGCCAGCCGTGGTCGAGGCGCACCTCGGCGAGGTCGTCAACTGGACTATCACTATTGCGAATACCGGTGACGGGCCTGCGTACAATGTTGTGCTCAACGATACGCTCAGCTCAGGACTCGAGTTCCTGAGCATCGATTCGCCCGGCGGCGGGATGAACTGGAGCTACCCGCAGATCGATGCGGGCGATACCAAGACCGTCAATATTTCAGTACGCGTAATCGCCTGTGAGGGGCTCGATAATCATGTGGATGGCCGCTGGGGCTGCAGCGACGGCAGCTCATGCCAGGTACCGGAGCCCTACGCGGAGGGTTGTGTAGAATTCATCTATCGCGAGCCTGAGCTCGATTATGACCTCTCACCGGATCCGATTGTCGTACCGTATTGCGGTAACACAACCGTGAATATCACCTTTACCAATGCCGGCGAGGGAAATGCGACCAATGTCAGTCTTGCACTGATCGGGATGCCCCCGGAGTATGCGATCACCAACGTATCCGGCGCCACCTACGACCAGGGCAATACTTCCTTCGCCGTGGGGAGCGTTGCAAATAACTCTGTGCACACTGTGCTCTTTGATTTTGGACTACCCTACGGCACCTGCAATGCCTCCAGTGGTGTGATAGCGCTTATGCCGACCTACGAGGACGAGTGTAAGAACGTGTGGGCACCGCCGACGAAGCTCATCTCATACTCACTTGACTCGGCAACCGTCCCGGGCATCTCAGCGAGCAAAACCGGCATCGGTCAGCTGTATCTCGGTGAGACGGGCACCTATAATCTCTCGGTTACCTTCACGAACGGGAGCTGCCCTGATGCGAACGTCACCGTGGACATCACGGATACGTACCTGGCGAATTTCTCCGTGATCGATAATGCCAGCGGAACTGTGGATGGCAGCGCGCATACCATTACCTGGTCAAACCAGGTACTCGAAGACGGGGTGCCCTGGAATAAGACGATCCCGCTCCAAGCTTCGAATGATCCCTGTGACTGCGGTCACGTCTTCACCAACGCGCTGGCCGTGGAGCAGGTGACGGACTGCTGCGGCTGTAACCTCTCCGGGAGCGCTTCGGTCTCTATCCTCGTCGAATGTTACAACGGCACGATCTTCAGCTCTCATAAAATTGCAGTCCCTGATTCGCAGAAGAACTGCCGGAATATCACCTACACCACCCACTATAACTTCAGCACCGTGGGCGCGCTCACCTGGAGCGATATTAACTTCACCGAGCGTGGCGGGAACGGCCAGACCTTCCCCGGTGGCTCAACTACGGGCACCGCGAGCTTTACCGTGAACGACTCGTGCATTCAAAATTCGTCAATTACCATTGGTACGCCCATCAATCTCAGCTTTCTCTCGACCCCCTGTGGCAATCTCTCCGATGGCACTACCCTCGCCATCTCCTATACGCTTTATCAATGGGACACCGGGAGTTTCGTCGATTGGTCTGATCTTGATCTGACCGGCGCGCCCTCAGACTGTGGGGCCGATACCAGTTTCCACGAGGCGGTTGGCGTGACGGTGGGAAGATCAGATTTCTCGATCGGCATGACGTTCCCCAACAAGATGGAGTCCTGCGGCATCTATAATTTCACGCTCACGCTGAGCAAGAACGGCCCTTATAACGGCGACACGATGAATATTACCTACAACGATACGGACTTCAGATACATCGGACCGGCGAACATCACTGGGATCGTCAACGAATCGGGTACCTTGGTGCAGTCCTTTGAGCCGAATCGGACGGGGAACAATCTCACCTGGTATCTCGGGAACAACGTCAGCAGCGGCGGCACGATACGCTTCAAGGTAGAGAAGACTTGCGCGCAGAACAAAAGCGTCCGGGCGTTCCTTACTTACAGGGACAACTGCGGTAATCCGCTGAACGACAGCTTCACCGACGCGCCACTGCTGCTCGACAAGGGTGATATCGTCATCTTCAAGACGCCGGAGGTGGTGTATGCCATCGAGCGGAACGTGAGCTGGAAGATCTATGTGACGAACAAGGGAGACGGCACAGCCTACAATGTCTCGGTCGTCGATACACACACTCGATCCCGATATGGCCTATCTCAGCTCTTCGATCGATGGCAGTGCAGATCCCGGTAA
- a CDS encoding DUF11 domain-containing protein gives MSRSSIHTLDPDMAYLSSSIDGSADPGNTSNVSVGGHDIITWQLHNMTPNQQHIIELNATLIGCEDRTNSVIARWGCGGEECQNVSDTSQVAIPRTWIAVTRHEADLVDECGANASFFIEVKNRGKTYAYNINVSELLPDGLQYVAGSANVTGAIPSSENLSGNPLAWYFDQWAPGTAVTITFNATVTGPCDFTGGPATTGVNYTKLCGDFGIERKNDLTVDLANPQLSITKTSAFTIADNSSYVNWTITITSDGDYEAKNITLQDVLPSNTVYDAANTSPAATSGTGTVGDPLVWNLGNMNIGNVTTINVSARVTGCTNDTENNATIFWGCCPPKESVSALAELRTQPVLVLDKVSELDTCSGNMTLTIENEGSTATILNITEYLPNGYDYVPTSATISSDNASHTITNPEPVVIDLNYILWNSTNVEVIYPNELLTINLSVNNTKCSQSYCEKVYHTNETLVVNYTDSCLNPLTINQTWDVDPVIMEIRVHKEPPTQVVGFASWTINVSSYNATAYNVTVEDVLGTAFHSIATYYLNGSPDNSATNITLPSGNKEILWTGQNIPQGTDTWVRRITAQVNATGTVENNVTVTGYCTCGCIYSMHGDLVYASRLNFTKVPNGTLTIGEYANFTLTAEYWGAENYSAVTITDVLPENLVYIDSNITDDGGISYDANLSISTATNITYLTWDVGNFTGPKIFTINLTTIVANIEGNQNGSTVWNNAYSTHKNDYNETFSAYDSAWVGVIEPDLIIEKSTNKTIVVAGDVVEYTVKVYHTAQSTHDAYDVWINDTVPAKLDILSNTSSPTADLSIQAGHNFSWFYGYVPLSYNASNPVNITYAVRVNASVIIGEELRNNATVTWTSVNETTGNESFERFGNYTDLDDYNDTAEAPLTANTTRSMEKLPQETRYRTIGEGVNFTIKVYLPLTNVLAVWVNDTLSTGMIYDNTSVALTANNDTFQEIISEPNNGTQPTTVSWYLGTVNNTDGTDITLDFTAIIADVPSNQNGTILNNSAMVSWKFANGTSGMLSNTSGDIIVLEPDLQVSKRFNVSVIEAGDLINFTVVVNHTAASAWDAFDLWINDTAPDKLADISCSFVPAPNQTADHAWYFTRLNLSDTITVTCTARINETIELNETLENIVNLTWTSTPETNPYEDNERFGNRTDLDDYNRTDSDTVTASDFILLAKTVNKQNATIGEYLTYTITVGLPKVTVNNVSLNDTLPSDLAYDRFISLDAGGNNETLVETVAGQNISWYLGDVNNSDGSNITIVFRAVVRDIMANQNGQYVENNSVQFTGYDANDTEYREEAASDTVLIVEPDLAIEKSVNASVVEAGDVVTYTLNVSHTVQSAADAFDVWVNDTLPEHLNFLAETSTGTFNQAGKNLSWVYSYIPLSNNTLNPTITYTARVTGEVIANESLRNLVNLTWTSVDETIGNESHERFGNETPLDDYNAVNATTLTGATNWSINKTVDKPKATIGEYINYTVQVDLPRVHVLNLTVADVLQRGLIYHDNSSPVDPDNFTVSSPNDGSQDVTVTFEYNDFNNSLGDDLTITITAIVADVYGNQNGTELNNTVNVSWIDAGDSEYRNGTNVSSTIIEPDLELNKTANVTHVEAGDLIAFNITVTHTPSSTADAYDVWINDTIPVRTDLVDTASNPPEDNFSQVGRDLSWYYAHVPPAQILNITYTVRVNESVSPLDILTNNASLTWTSVTATMGNESQERFGGRTVLDEYNDSDSQNVTVWEAELYKEPDFNRSHWINDSVWYRISLVLPYATVLNTTVNDTLPQGLIFDNASVVVDPNHTYNLSFSEPNNGTQPVNITFDFGNLLGGTIVNVTFTAIVADIPANQNGTILTQNFAQLFWNDNGGGLHNDSDTSGNITVIRLPRINLTDGVIKIVEPAYVIPGAFVNYTIYIMNDGFAPAYNVTLFDMLPNYVSYIPNTTMVHGVPGPNPDTITLYPNGTTKIAWANVIDVLNASETKWVRYACSVSSATPFEEVLINNATVEKFEDEEGKEYPGASDSAILTVITPVPVLNAVGLIILTGSLMVIAIGRMRKGRKEGRREFE, from the coding sequence ATGTCTCGGTCGTCGATACACACACTCGATCCCGATATGGCCTATCTCAGCTCTTCGATCGATGGCAGTGCAGATCCCGGTAATACCTCGAATGTCTCCGTTGGCGGCCACGATATCATCACCTGGCAGCTCCACAATATGACTCCGAACCAGCAGCACATCATCGAGTTGAATGCGACCCTGATCGGCTGCGAAGATCGCACTAATAGCGTCATCGCAAGATGGGGCTGCGGCGGCGAGGAGTGCCAGAACGTGAGCGATACCTCGCAGGTCGCAATCCCCCGGACCTGGATCGCAGTGACGCGCCACGAAGCGGATCTGGTGGACGAATGCGGCGCGAATGCCAGTTTCTTCATCGAGGTGAAGAACCGTGGCAAGACCTATGCCTACAACATCAATGTCTCCGAGCTGCTGCCTGACGGGCTCCAATACGTGGCAGGTTCGGCAAACGTTACGGGCGCGATACCGTCGTCCGAGAACCTGAGCGGGAACCCCTTGGCCTGGTACTTTGACCAGTGGGCGCCCGGCACGGCCGTTACCATCACCTTTAACGCGACGGTCACCGGGCCCTGCGATTTCACCGGAGGTCCAGCGACGACCGGGGTGAATTACACAAAACTGTGCGGCGATTTCGGGATAGAGCGCAAGAACGATTTAACGGTCGATTTGGCGAATCCACAGTTGAGCATCACCAAGACGTCGGCCTTCACCATAGCGGATAACAGCAGCTACGTCAACTGGACGATTACGATAACGAGCGACGGCGATTACGAGGCGAAGAATATCACGCTTCAGGATGTGCTGCCGAGTAATACCGTCTATGATGCCGCAAACACAAGTCCTGCTGCTACTAGTGGAACGGGAACGGTAGGTGACCCGCTCGTCTGGAACCTTGGAAATATGAATATTGGAAACGTCACCACGATTAACGTATCTGCTCGGGTAACGGGCTGCACTAATGATACCGAGAACAATGCAACGATCTTCTGGGGCTGCTGTCCCCCCAAGGAGAGCGTATCCGCGCTCGCAGAGTTGCGCACGCAGCCGGTGTTGGTGCTCGATAAAGTCTCTGAACTCGATACCTGTAGTGGCAATATGACACTCACGATTGAGAACGAGGGCTCCACCGCTACAATTTTGAATATAACGGAATACTTACCGAACGGGTATGATTACGTTCCCACCTCAGCGACCATTTCGAGCGATAATGCAAGTCACACGATTACCAACCCCGAACCGGTCGTTATAGATCTCAATTACATCCTGTGGAACTCTACAAACGTTGAGGTCATCTATCCTAATGAACTCCTTACCATTAATTTGAGTGTAAATAACACGAAATGCAGCCAATCCTACTGCGAGAAGGTCTATCACACCAACGAGACGCTCGTGGTGAACTATACAGATTCGTGCTTGAATCCGCTTACTATAAACCAAACGTGGGACGTTGACCCGGTAATCATGGAGATACGCGTTCACAAGGAGCCGCCAACACAAGTCGTTGGCTTCGCGAGCTGGACGATCAATGTCAGCAGCTACAACGCAACGGCGTATAACGTCACGGTTGAGGACGTGCTCGGCACGGCATTCCATTCCATCGCCACCTATTACCTTAACGGGAGTCCAGACAACTCAGCGACGAACATCACTTTACCCAGCGGAAATAAAGAGATCCTATGGACGGGACAGAACATACCCCAAGGCACAGATACCTGGGTGCGACGGATCACGGCGCAGGTTAACGCCACCGGTACCGTGGAGAACAACGTAACGGTCACCGGCTACTGCACGTGTGGCTGTATATACAGCATGCACGGCGATTTGGTGTACGCTTCGCGGCTCAACTTCACCAAGGTGCCGAACGGGACGCTTACGATCGGCGAATATGCGAACTTCACGCTCACCGCAGAGTACTGGGGCGCCGAGAATTACAGCGCCGTGACGATCACTGACGTGCTCCCCGAGAACCTTGTCTATATCGATTCGAATATCACCGACGATGGCGGCATCTCCTACGATGCCAATCTCTCGATCAGCACCGCTACGAACATCACGTACCTCACGTGGGACGTGGGCAACTTCACGGGCCCCAAGATCTTCACCATCAACCTCACGACCATCGTTGCCAATATTGAGGGCAATCAGAACGGTAGCACCGTCTGGAACAATGCGTACTCGACCCATAAGAACGATTACAATGAGACCTTTTCTGCCTATGATAGCGCGTGGGTCGGCGTCATTGAACCGGATCTCATTATCGAAAAATCGACCAACAAGACGATTGTGGTAGCGGGCGATGTGGTCGAGTACACCGTTAAAGTCTATCATACCGCGCAAAGCACGCACGATGCCTATGATGTATGGATCAACGATACCGTTCCTGCTAAGCTGGATATCCTTTCCAATACCTCCTCTCCCACTGCAGATCTCTCGATCCAAGCCGGGCATAACTTCAGTTGGTTCTACGGGTACGTACCGCTCTCGTATAATGCATCCAATCCGGTCAATATAACCTATGCAGTACGTGTCAATGCGAGTGTGATCATCGGTGAGGAGCTGAGGAACAACGCAACGGTGACGTGGACGAGTGTCAATGAGACAACGGGCAACGAGAGTTTCGAGCGGTTCGGGAACTACACCGACCTGGACGATTACAACGATACCGCAGAGGCTCCGCTAACCGCGAACACCACGCGATCGATGGAGAAACTGCCGCAGGAGACGCGGTATCGCACGATCGGAGAGGGTGTGAACTTCACCATCAAGGTCTATCTACCGCTGACGAATGTTTTAGCGGTCTGGGTGAACGATACACTTTCCACCGGCATGATTTATGATAACACATCAGTCGCACTGACGGCGAACAACGACACGTTCCAGGAAATCATCAGCGAACCGAATAACGGCACGCAGCCAACGACGGTGAGCTGGTATCTCGGCACCGTGAACAACACCGACGGAACCGACATAACCTTAGACTTCACCGCGATTATCGCGGACGTTCCGAGCAACCAGAACGGGACGATCCTCAACAACAGCGCCATGGTCTCCTGGAAGTTCGCGAACGGGACCTCCGGGATGCTCAGTAACACCTCGGGCGACATAATCGTTCTCGAACCGGACCTCCAGGTTTCGAAGCGGTTCAACGTCTCCGTGATCGAAGCGGGTGACCTTATCAACTTCACCGTTGTCGTGAATCACACCGCTGCAAGTGCCTGGGATGCCTTCGATCTCTGGATCAATGATACCGCACCTGATAAGCTCGCGGATATCAGTTGTTCTTTCGTCCCAGCGCCAAATCAAACTGCGGACCATGCATGGTATTTCACGCGGCTTAATCTCTCGGATACTATTACAGTTACCTGCACAGCACGGATTAACGAGACGATTGAACTGAATGAGACGCTGGAAAACATTGTTAACCTCACCTGGACGAGCACGCCCGAAACGAATCCCTATGAAGACAACGAACGCTTTGGCAACCGGACTGACCTGGACGATTATAACCGAACGGATTCAGATACCGTCACGGCCAGCGATTTCATCTTGCTCGCGAAGACCGTGAACAAGCAGAATGCAACGATCGGCGAATATCTCACCTACACCATTACCGTCGGCTTACCAAAAGTGACGGTGAACAACGTCTCGCTAAACGATACGCTGCCCTCTGATTTGGCCTATGACCGGTTCATCTCACTGGATGCGGGCGGCAACAACGAGACGCTCGTGGAGACCGTTGCCGGGCAAAACATCTCCTGGTATCTCGGCGATGTGAACAACTCGGACGGGAGTAACATAACAATTGTGTTTAGAGCGGTGGTGCGCGACATCATGGCGAACCAGAACGGTCAGTACGTGGAGAACAACAGCGTCCAGTTCACAGGCTACGATGCTAACGACACGGAATACCGTGAAGAAGCCGCGTCTGATACCGTGCTCATTGTCGAGCCTGACCTGGCGATCGAGAAATCCGTGAATGCATCAGTCGTCGAAGCGGGTGATGTCGTTACCTACACGCTCAACGTCTCACATACCGTGCAAAGCGCTGCTGATGCGTTTGACGTGTGGGTGAACGATACGCTGCCTGAGCACCTTAATTTCCTCGCAGAGACCTCTACGGGTACGTTCAACCAAGCTGGAAAGAACTTGAGCTGGGTCTATTCGTACATCCCCTTATCGAATAATACCTTGAATCCCACTATTACGTACACTGCACGGGTGACGGGCGAAGTTATTGCTAATGAAAGCCTCCGAAACCTCGTTAACCTTACCTGGACGAGCGTAGACGAGACGATTGGGAACGAAAGCCACGAGCGATTCGGCAACGAGACACCACTTGATGACTATAATGCAGTAAATGCAACTACTTTAACCGGTGCGACCAACTGGAGCATCAATAAAACGGTAGATAAACCAAAAGCAACCATTGGCGAATATATCAATTATACGGTGCAGGTTGACTTGCCGAGAGTTCACGTCTTGAATTTGACGGTGGCGGATGTTCTTCAAAGGGGACTGATATATCATGATAATAGTTCTCCCGTGGACCCGGACAACTTCACGGTCTCGTCGCCAAACGACGGCTCGCAAGATGTCACGGTTACCTTCGAATATAACGACTTCAACAACTCTCTCGGTGACGATTTAACCATTACTATAACCGCTATCGTAGCAGACGTATATGGCAATCAAAATGGAACAGAACTAAACAATACGGTGAATGTTTCGTGGATTGATGCTGGAGACAGTGAATATCGCAACGGAACAAATGTTTCGAGTACCATAATCGAACCGGATTTAGAATTAAACAAAACGGCGAACGTAACGCATGTTGAAGCGGGCGATCTCATCGCCTTTAATATCACGGTCACGCACACACCGAGTAGCACGGCCGACGCGTACGACGTCTGGATAAATGACACGATCCCCGTTCGAACGGATTTGGTTGACACTGCTTCAAATCCCCCGGAAGATAACTTCAGCCAGGTCGGTAGAGATCTGAGTTGGTACTACGCTCATGTGCCCCCTGCTCAGATACTCAATATCACCTATACCGTTCGAGTAAACGAGAGTGTCAGTCCGCTCGATATCCTCACAAACAATGCCTCGCTCACATGGACGAGTGTCACTGCGACAATGGGGAATGAAAGCCAAGAACGATTCGGAGGACGGACCGTCTTGGATGAGTATAATGACTCCGACAGCCAGAACGTTACCGTTTGGGAAGCAGAACTATACAAGGAACCTGACTTTAATAGGAGCCATTGGATTAACGATTCCGTCTGGTATCGGATCTCTCTCGTACTGCCCTATGCGACGGTTTTGAATACAACGGTTAATGATACGTTACCGCAAGGCTTAATCTTTGATAACGCGAGCGTTGTTGTTGACCCGAACCACACGTATAACCTCTCATTCTCGGAACCGAACAACGGAACGCAACCGGTCAACATCACCTTCGATTTCGGCAATCTTTTAGGTGGAACGATTGTCAACGTCACCTTCACGGCGATCGTTGCTGATATCCCGGCCAATCAAAACGGTACGATACTGACGCAGAATTTCGCGCAGCTCTTTTGGAATGACAATGGAGGCGGGCTCCACAATGATTCGGACACCTCAGGAAACATAACCGTTATCAGGTTACCACGGATCAACCTGACGGACGGCGTGATCAAGATTGTCGAACCAGCGTATGTCATTCCCGGTGCCTTTGTTAACTATACCATATACATCATGAATGACGGATTCGCACCCGCGTACAATGTAACACTCTTCGATATGCTGCCAAACTATGTGAGCTATATTCCCAATACGACGATGGTGCATGGGGTGCCGGGGCCAAATCCCGATACTATCACGTTGTATCCGAATGGAACGACAAAGATCGCGTGGGCGAATGTGATTGACGTACTTAACGCAAGCGAGACTAAATGGGTGCGTTATGCGTGTTCAGTATCGTCAGCTACGCCGTTTGAGGAGGTATTGATAAATAACGCGACCGTAGAAAAGTTTGAGGATGAAGAGGGCAAGGAATATCCGGGCGCAAGCGATTCGGCAATTCTTACGGTTATCACTCCCGTCCCGGTGTTAAATGCCGTGGGGTTGATTATCCTGACCGGGTCCTTGATGGTTATCGCGATTGGTCGGATGCGAAAAGGGAGAAAGGAAGGAAGAAGGGAATTTGAGTGA
- the metG gene encoding methionine--tRNA ligase subunit beta — MADNELINMSEFARLDVRIGKIVSAERIEGSKKLIKLDVDVGDETRQLVAGIAEEYAPEDLIGKLVPILANLKPAKLRGVESQGMILAVDVAGKPILLHPDKEVPAGSRVR; from the coding sequence ATGGCAGATAACGAGCTAATAAACATGAGTGAGTTTGCACGACTCGATGTGCGTATCGGGAAGATCGTGAGTGCAGAGCGGATAGAAGGCAGCAAAAAGTTGATCAAACTCGATGTTGATGTTGGTGATGAGACGCGACAGCTTGTCGCCGGTATTGCGGAAGAGTACGCGCCGGAGGATTTAATCGGCAAACTCGTCCCCATTCTGGCTAATTTGAAGCCTGCGAAGCTCAGGGGTGTTGAGAGTCAGGGGATGATCCTGGCGGTGGATGTCGCCGGGAAGCCGATTCTATTGCACCCTGATAAAGAGGTGCCGGCAGGCAGCCGCGTGCGCTGA
- a CDS encoding DUF106 domain-containing protein translates to MVNKERVLQQQKERMKKILETMLMALGFFILFGIVIIPGLREGLGSALGVVLDPLANAIGLENFLITILILSVVTGIYTSVVQKYTTNWELMEKSKQYQKQIRELQKELMEAKRANNKTLIKKLDKKKEEIMRKQTQFSGEMFRQQMKPMAYIGIITIPIFMWIWSYVGVNQLGTVMFPLLGERELVARFALGLPYWVLWYMVCSIPIAQVIRKAIGIQSSM, encoded by the coding sequence ATGGTGAACAAAGAGCGAGTTCTGCAGCAGCAAAAGGAAAGGATGAAGAAGATTTTGGAAACCATGCTCATGGCTTTGGGCTTTTTCATCCTGTTTGGCATTGTTATTATTCCAGGACTCCGTGAGGGACTGGGCAGCGCGTTGGGCGTCGTTCTCGATCCGCTCGCCAATGCCATAGGTCTCGAGAATTTCTTGATCACCATCCTCATCTTATCGGTGGTTACCGGCATTTACACGTCCGTCGTGCAGAAATACACGACGAATTGGGAGCTAATGGAGAAGTCGAAGCAGTACCAGAAGCAGATTCGCGAGCTGCAGAAAGAGCTGATGGAGGCGAAGCGTGCGAACAACAAGACTCTGATAAAGAAACTGGATAAGAAGAAGGAAGAGATAATGCGGAAACAAACGCAATTTTCCGGCGAGATGTTCCGGCAGCAGATGAAGCCCATGGCGTACATCGGTATCATCACGATCCCGATATTCATGTGGATCTGGAGCTACGTAGGCGTGAACCAACTGGGCACGGTGATGTTCCCCCTGCTCGGCGAGCGGGAGCTTGTGGCACGGTTTGCATTAGGCCTCCCGTACTGGGTGCTCTGGTATATGGTCTGCTCGATACCCATCGCACAGGTGATTCGAAAAGCGATCGGCATACAGAGCAGTATGTAA